Proteins encoded in a region of the Hippocampus zosterae strain Florida chromosome 11, ASM2543408v3, whole genome shotgun sequence genome:
- the chst3a gene encoding carbohydrate sulfotransferase 3a has translation MKIKYAVVFVFIVALVIIEKESNIISRMSDKMMQRQTPPLTTQSSPDYSKTTPKNLTALDMLLSRVNASEESRTNQTEERREEELQNGGRKNILLMATTRSGSSFMGEVFNQHGKNMFYLFEPLWHVQYTPTKTYNSSFLPAIYRDVLQGLFLCDFSLLEKFLYPPPQDHVATWLFRRYSSLSLCEEQVCTPFVKEVFERFRCPNQQCGPLNLTLASQLCLSKQYQAIKTVRVHQLEMLRPLVEDPRLNVKIIQLVRDPRAILASRMVVFSTKYQTWKSLVQDGQVPENNEEWKALQGNCDNMKRSAELGLSQPRWLRKSYMLMRYEDVTRNPMERVEEMYRFTGIPFSPEAREWILRNTQTTQNADDFFSTQRNSSEQAEKWRYSIPFTLAQAVQRLCGPTMKLFGYKFVDDAKMLVNKSVSLCEDKTFH, from the exons atgaagattAAATATGCCGTTGTCTTCGTCTTTATCGTGGCGTTGGTCATCATCGAAAAGGAAAGCAATATCATATCAAG GATGTCCGACAAAATGATGCAGAGGCAAACGCCGCCGTTGACCACGCAATCGTCACCGGATTACagcaaaacaaccccaaaaaacttGACCGCGCTCGACATGCTGCTGTCTCGAGTCAATGCTTCCGAAGAGAGTCGCACCAATCAAACCGAGGAGCGGCGTGAGGAAGAACTTCAAAATGGTGGCCGTAAGAACATATTGCTCATGGCCACCACAAGATCAGGTTCTTCCTTCATGGGCGAAGTCTTTAACCAGCACGGAAAGAACATGTTCTACCTCTTCGAACCTCTGTGGCATGTACAATACACGCCGACCAAGACGTACAACAGCAGTTTCTTGCCGGCAATTTATCGGGACGTACTCCAGGGCCTCTTCCTGTGTGACTTTTCTCTTCTGGAGAAGTTCCTCTATCCCCCACCCCAGGACCATGTGGCCACGTGGCTGTTCCGCAGATATTCCAGTTTGTCACTGTGTGAAGAGCAAGTCTGTACCCCCTTCGTCAAGGAGGTTTTTGAGAG GTTTCGCTGTCCAAATCAGCAGTGCGGTCCACTCAACCTGACCCTCGCTTCGCAGTTGTGCCTTTCCAAACAATACCAAGCCATCAAGACTGTCCGCGTCCATCAGTTGGAAATGCTgcggcctctggtggaggaccctcGGTTGAATGTCAAAATAATCCAGCTGGTCCGTGATCCGCGTGCCATATTAGCATCACGCATGGTGGTCTTCTCCACAAAGTACCAGACGTGGAAGTCCTTGGTGCAGGACGGTCAGGTGCCTGAGAATAACGAAGAGTGGAAGGCGCTACAGGGGAACTGCGACAACATGAAAAGGTCTGCTGAGCTGGGCCTGAGCCAACCTCGCTGGCTGAGGAAAAGCTACATGTTGATGCGCTACGAAGACGTCACTCGCAACCCCATGGAGAGAGTCGAGGAGATGTACAGGTTCACGGGGATTCCGTTCAGCCCCGAAGCCCGCGAGTGGATCCTGAGGAACACCCAAACCACGCAGAACGCCGACGACTTCTTCTCCACCCAAAGGAACTCGTCGGAGCAGGCGGAGAAATGGAGATATAGCATTCCTTTCACACTGGCTCAGGCGGTGCAGCGACTGTGCGGACCCACCATGAAACTGTTTGGCTACAAGTTTGTGGACGATGCAAAGATGCTCGTCAATAAGTCTGTCAGCTTGTGCGAGGACAAGACATTTCACTAA